A stretch of the Arthrobacter sp. PAMC 25486 genome encodes the following:
- a CDS encoding DUF2871 domain-containing protein — MKKLFYSSFAYMVIGVLSGLFYREYTKGKDFTGFTQLSVVHTHLLTLGFIVLLIVLILEKLFTLSKSRLFNWFFWTYNAGLILTAAIMVVHGILQVNGTTDVSAAIPGIAGLGHILLSVAMVLLFLALRTRLFGASVKHDAGASSALAG, encoded by the coding sequence ATGAAGAAGCTCTTTTACTCATCGTTCGCGTACATGGTCATTGGCGTGCTCTCTGGCCTGTTTTACCGCGAGTACACCAAGGGCAAGGACTTCACCGGCTTCACCCAGCTCTCGGTCGTCCATACGCACCTGCTCACGCTCGGCTTCATCGTCCTGCTCATTGTGCTCATCCTGGAAAAGCTGTTCACGCTGTCTAAATCGCGCCTGTTCAACTGGTTCTTCTGGACGTACAACGCCGGCCTGATCCTGACCGCGGCCATCATGGTGGTCCACGGCATCCTGCAGGTCAACGGCACCACCGACGTCTCCGCAGCCATCCCCGGAATCGCCGGCCTGGGCCACATCCTGCTCAGCGTGGCCATGGTGCTGCTGTTCCTGGCACTGCGCACCCGGCTGTTTGGTGCCTCTGTGAAGCACGACGCCGGAGCCTCCTCAGCGCTCGCAGGCTGA
- a CDS encoding DeoR/GlpR family DNA-binding transcription regulator → MFAEERHLRTAELVSARGRVGVNELAELFSVTQETVRRDLAALEEAGQLRRVHGGAVGTDRLTRSELSLTERQTQHLDEKQRIATAALALIPHAPTASILLDSGTTTAALAERLDDWIPANDGDELLVITNSLPTAASLSTNKHLLLDIVGGRVRGLTSAVVGARATEQLGALRPDIAFIGTNGIHAGFGLSTPDPVEAATKTAMVRAARQVVVLADASKLGAETLVRFATLEEIDTLITTAEPSAELAAALAAAGVEVVIA, encoded by the coding sequence ATGTTTGCGGAGGAACGCCATCTCAGGACCGCCGAACTCGTCAGCGCCCGGGGCCGGGTCGGCGTGAACGAACTGGCCGAACTGTTTTCCGTCACCCAGGAAACCGTCCGCCGCGACCTCGCCGCCCTTGAGGAAGCGGGCCAATTGCGCCGCGTCCACGGCGGCGCGGTTGGTACCGACCGGCTGACCCGCTCGGAGCTGAGCCTGACCGAGCGCCAAACCCAGCACCTGGATGAGAAGCAGCGCATCGCCACGGCTGCACTGGCACTCATCCCCCACGCACCGACGGCCTCGATCCTGTTGGACTCGGGCACCACCACGGCGGCTCTCGCCGAACGCCTGGACGACTGGATCCCCGCCAACGACGGCGACGAGCTGCTCGTCATCACCAACTCCCTCCCCACCGCCGCTTCGTTGAGCACCAACAAACACCTGCTGTTGGACATTGTCGGCGGACGTGTCAGGGGCTTGACCAGCGCAGTCGTGGGCGCCCGCGCCACGGAGCAGCTCGGTGCACTGCGCCCCGACATTGCCTTCATTGGCACCAACGGCATCCACGCCGGCTTCGGCTTGAGCACCCCCGACCCCGTCGAGGCGGCCACCAAGACCGCCATGGTCCGGGCCGCCCGGCAGGTCGTGGTCTTGGCTGACGCTTCCAAGCTCGGCGCCGAAACACTTGTCCGCTTTGCAACCCTTGAGGAGATCGACACGTTGATCACCACCGCCGAACCGTCTGCCGAACTTGCGGCAGCCCTGGCCGCTGCCGGCGTTGAGGTCGTGATCGCATGA
- a CDS encoding DUF445 domain-containing protein — translation MAQTQQLDPSGLPPHPDVAKAVALRRMKNIALGLLVFMAVVFCFAFALEHKYPWLAYVRAAAEGGMVGALADWFAVTALFRYPMGIKIPHTAIIPNRKDEIGESLAEFVETNFLSEEVVAQKLASTQIAQKAGAWLAKPESAQRVATEGAAAIRGAMAVLKDDDVKDIIESMVRKHVLEPPWGPPIGKLAERIFAEGHHHSLVDLLVDRSTTWIRANHTTISGLVANRSPSWVPGFVDGLVGDKIYTEFYKFARAVQDDPQHEVRLQLDNYLQELAQELQHDPAMIAKAEGMKAQVLGDPEVRELAGRTWETIKSALTDAVEDPNSELRLKFTSAVQEFGLRLTTDDELAAKANKWISDAAAYLVGTYKHEITSLITDTVERWDAAETSQKIELQVGKDLQFIRINGTVVGSLAGVAIFTIATLVFG, via the coding sequence ATGGCGCAGACACAACAGCTTGACCCGTCCGGACTTCCACCGCACCCCGATGTTGCGAAGGCGGTGGCACTGCGGCGCATGAAGAACATTGCGTTGGGGCTGCTGGTGTTCATGGCGGTGGTTTTCTGCTTCGCTTTTGCCCTTGAACACAAATATCCGTGGCTGGCGTACGTCCGCGCGGCGGCCGAAGGCGGCATGGTGGGTGCCCTGGCAGACTGGTTCGCGGTGACGGCGCTGTTCCGTTACCCCATGGGCATCAAGATCCCGCACACGGCCATCATCCCCAACCGCAAGGACGAGATCGGGGAATCCCTGGCCGAGTTTGTGGAAACCAACTTCCTCTCCGAAGAAGTCGTTGCCCAGAAACTGGCATCCACGCAGATTGCCCAAAAAGCCGGGGCCTGGCTGGCCAAACCGGAAAGTGCCCAGCGCGTGGCCACCGAGGGTGCCGCCGCCATTCGCGGTGCCATGGCCGTGCTGAAGGACGACGACGTCAAGGACATCATCGAGTCCATGGTGCGCAAGCATGTCCTGGAACCACCGTGGGGCCCGCCCATCGGAAAACTCGCCGAGCGAATTTTTGCCGAAGGCCACCACCACTCCCTCGTTGACCTGCTCGTCGACAGGTCAACGACGTGGATTCGCGCCAACCACACCACCATCAGCGGACTCGTGGCCAATCGCTCACCCAGCTGGGTTCCCGGCTTCGTGGACGGCCTCGTCGGCGACAAGATCTACACCGAGTTCTACAAGTTCGCCCGCGCCGTGCAGGACGATCCCCAGCATGAGGTCCGCCTGCAGCTGGACAACTATTTGCAGGAACTGGCCCAGGAACTGCAGCACGACCCCGCCATGATCGCGAAGGCCGAGGGCATGAAGGCCCAGGTCCTGGGCGACCCGGAAGTCCGCGAACTGGCCGGGCGCACCTGGGAAACCATCAAGTCCGCACTGACGGACGCCGTCGAGGACCCCAACTCGGAACTCCGGCTCAAGTTCACTTCTGCCGTGCAGGAATTTGGTCTCCGCCTTACCACCGACGACGAGCTGGCAGCCAAGGCCAACAAGTGGATTTCGGACGCCGCCGCATATCTCGTCGGCACCTACAAACACGAGATCACATCCCTGATCACCGACACCGTGGAGCGCTGGGATGCTGCCGAAACCAGCCAGAAGATTGAGCTTCAGGTGGGCAAGGACCTGCAGTTCATCCGCATCAACGGCACGGTGGTCGGTTCGCTCGCCGGCGTCGCCATCTTCACGATCGCGACGCTGGTGTTCGGGTAG
- a CDS encoding alpha/beta hydrolase, translating into METVAWSHPENERAGKPLLLMLHGYGSDESRMSALFKDMPQGFVCAAPRAPLDISGDYGWFLLDYFLANDFAEVVGATTAVLAWLDTMMVKHQFSSVSVLGFSQGMAMATTLIRLRPDKFTAGVGLSGFALQNELLAAMEPLARKLPFFWARGTADLVINPDAIAFTAEWLAHNTDLQQARYDGVGHNFSAAELADVSSFLTATVPGSFVPKG; encoded by the coding sequence ATGGAAACTGTTGCGTGGTCCCACCCCGAAAACGAACGCGCGGGAAAGCCGCTGCTGCTCATGCTGCACGGTTACGGCTCGGATGAGTCCCGCATGAGCGCCCTGTTCAAGGACATGCCGCAGGGGTTCGTGTGTGCTGCACCTCGCGCCCCGCTGGATATTTCCGGTGACTACGGTTGGTTCCTCCTGGACTACTTCCTGGCCAACGACTTCGCCGAGGTGGTGGGCGCGACCACCGCAGTGCTGGCCTGGCTGGACACCATGATGGTCAAGCACCAGTTCAGCTCCGTCTCCGTCCTCGGCTTCTCGCAGGGCATGGCCATGGCCACCACTCTCATTCGGCTGCGCCCGGACAAATTCACGGCCGGCGTTGGACTCTCCGGATTCGCCCTCCAGAATGAACTGCTCGCCGCCATGGAGCCGCTGGCCCGCAAGCTCCCGTTCTTTTGGGCCCGCGGCACCGCCGACCTTGTCATCAACCCCGACGCCATCGCATTCACCGCCGAATGGCTGGCCCACAACACCGATCTGCAACAGGCCCGCTACGACGGCGTGGGCCACAACTTCAGCGCCGCCGAGCTCGCCGACGTCTCATCATTTTTGACAGCCACCGTGCCCGGCTCCTTCGTGCCCAAGGGGTAG